A section of the Polynucleobacter sp. AP-Jannik-300A-C4 genome encodes:
- a CDS encoding dienelactone hydrolase family protein, with amino-acid sequence MITFQRPDGASVEAYVVEPANPKIAPGVVVIQEWWGLDDEIKNVANRLAKAGYRALVPDLYRGKLALEANEAEHLMNDLNFGDAASQDIRGAVQYLKATGSAKVAVTGFCMGGALTVLSAGLVPESDGTVVWYGYPPLEYVDASAIKKPMLAHWALHDEFFSIAGVDQLEEKLKAAGANYDFQRYDAKHAFANPKSDSRHLPPLQYNSAAADLAWERTMTFLERTLDN; translated from the coding sequence ATGATTACATTTCAAAGACCTGATGGCGCTTCAGTGGAGGCATATGTAGTTGAGCCTGCCAATCCAAAAATTGCCCCTGGTGTAGTAGTGATTCAGGAGTGGTGGGGTTTAGATGATGAAATTAAGAATGTTGCTAATCGTTTGGCGAAAGCAGGTTATCGCGCCTTGGTTCCGGATCTCTATCGTGGCAAGTTGGCTTTAGAGGCGAATGAGGCAGAGCACCTCATGAATGATTTGAATTTTGGCGATGCCGCCAGTCAAGATATCCGTGGTGCCGTTCAATATCTCAAAGCAACTGGCAGTGCCAAAGTGGCTGTTACGGGTTTTTGTATGGGCGGAGCCCTCACCGTATTATCTGCCGGCCTCGTTCCAGAATCTGATGGAACTGTAGTTTGGTATGGTTATCCGCCACTAGAGTATGTTGATGCGTCGGCTATTAAAAAACCAATGTTGGCGCACTGGGCGCTTCATGATGAATTTTTCTCGATTGCTGGCGTTGATCAACTTGAAGAAAAGCTTAAAGCTGCTGGAGCTAATTATGATTTCCAGCGTTATGACGCTAAGCATGCCTTTGCTAACCCTAAGTCAGACTCTAGACATCTTCCACCTTTGCAATACAACTCTGCTGCAGCTGATTTGGCATGGGAGCGGACTATGACTTTCCTAGAGCGTACGCTCGACAATTAA
- a CDS encoding MFS transporter, protein MIATLVCGLAPDYHSLFIARAFAGAFGGILGSLVQTIVADSIPFERRGKALGTVMSAFSISTVAGVPLSLFLANNIPSLGWRAPFIFIALISSLILYVGYRNIPKITGHLGQTHEGSRLSQIWNIFFAHQHLRAFVFMALIMLTGFSVIPYIALYLTANVGIDNSYISLIYLCGGIATLMSSRVIGHMADHYGKVKVFRVLAVISLIPLVITTNLMPVPLWVVLINSTAFFVLVSGRMIPAMAIVSQVVEAKVRGTFMSLVGSVQMLASGLASVLAGMVVTISADGKMEHYNLVGYGAALCGLLTFCLVGYIHTDKQSK, encoded by the coding sequence ATTATTGCGACCTTAGTTTGTGGCCTGGCCCCCGATTACCATTCACTCTTTATTGCGCGAGCCTTCGCAGGAGCATTTGGAGGCATCCTAGGCTCATTGGTGCAAACGATCGTTGCTGATTCCATTCCATTTGAGCGCAGGGGGAAGGCATTGGGCACTGTAATGTCAGCATTCTCAATATCGACAGTGGCTGGTGTTCCGCTCAGTTTATTTTTGGCTAACAATATTCCATCTTTGGGTTGGCGTGCACCGTTTATCTTCATTGCTTTGATATCGAGCCTTATTTTGTATGTCGGCTATCGCAATATTCCTAAGATCACCGGACATCTTGGGCAGACTCACGAGGGAAGTCGCCTTAGTCAAATCTGGAATATCTTCTTTGCTCATCAGCACTTGCGAGCATTTGTTTTTATGGCGCTTATTATGTTGACCGGATTTTCCGTCATCCCCTATATCGCTCTCTACTTGACTGCCAATGTTGGCATTGATAACTCTTACATTTCCTTAATTTATCTTTGCGGTGGGATTGCAACACTCATGAGTTCTCGCGTGATTGGCCATATGGCCGACCATTACGGCAAGGTCAAGGTCTTTAGAGTACTCGCTGTGATTAGCTTAATTCCATTGGTCATCACAACCAATCTCATGCCGGTACCACTTTGGGTGGTATTGATTAACTCCACCGCCTTTTTTGTCCTGGTCTCTGGGCGCATGATTCCGGCGATGGCTATAGTGAGTCAAGTAGTAGAGGCCAAAGTCCGAGGTACGTTTATGAGTTTGGTGGGCTCGGTACAAATGCTTGCATCCGGGCTAGCCTCAGTTCTTGCGGGTATGGTCGTGACTATTAGTGCTGATGGGAAGATGGAGCATTACAACCTGGTTGGTTACGGGGCAGCTCTGTGCGGCTTGCTTACCTTTTGCTTAGTGGGATATATTCATACCGATAAACAGTCGAAGTAA
- a CDS encoding malate synthase G: MTARTQCNSLQVATPLYRFIEDKVLPGTGIKSADFWKGFDEIVKDLSPKNEALLAKRDRLQVDLDKWHQANPGPIKDMPAYRKHLQEIGYLDDVPGKVLGTTKNVDDELALQAGPQLVVPVLNARYALNAANARWGSLYDALYGTDVISEEDGATKAGGYNAIRGAKVVAFARKFLDQSAPLAKGSHADATAYAVDGNKLVVSLKDGSKTGLADEKQFVGYQGDAAAPSSVLLRNNGVHIDIEIDKTKTIGASDAAGVNDVVLEAALSTILDLEDSIAAVDGDDKVLAYENWLGILKGTLVEEVSKGGKTFTRTLNPDRQYKAGIGAVDAKDGVVTLHGRSLLFLRNVGHLMTNPAIITGEGKEIYEGILDAVVTVLIALYDINRPATQAIGNTRKGSVYIVKPKMHSSEEVAFAGELFGRVEKLLGLPADTVKLGIMDEERRMSANIKAAIAAAGARVAFINTGFLDRTGDEMHTAMHAGPMMRKGDMKTSKWLSAYERRNVLAGLDCGLRGRAQIGKGMWAMPDLMKAMVEQKIVHPKAGANTAWVPSPTAATLHALHYHQVNVAQLQKEMEQLDTAAEAEALINDLLTIPVVEKANWSKEEIQQELDNNCQGILGYVVRWIDQGVGCSKVPDIHNVGLMEDRATLRISSQHIANWLLHGIVTEAQVNESLQRMAKVVDGQNAGDPLYQPMMPNYKDSYAYKAASDLIFKGLEQPNGYTEPLLHAWRLEVKKAHA; this comes from the coding sequence ATGACTGCACGTACACAATGTAATAGCCTTCAAGTGGCTACACCCTTATATCGCTTTATTGAAGATAAAGTCTTGCCTGGTACAGGTATTAAAAGCGCAGACTTTTGGAAAGGTTTTGACGAAATCGTCAAAGACCTAAGCCCTAAAAATGAAGCTTTATTGGCTAAGCGTGACCGTTTGCAAGTGGACTTGGATAAATGGCATCAGGCCAATCCTGGTCCGATTAAGGATATGCCCGCTTATCGTAAACATCTTCAAGAAATTGGCTATCTCGATGACGTGCCAGGAAAAGTTCTTGGCACTACCAAGAACGTTGATGATGAGTTGGCTCTTCAAGCTGGACCGCAATTGGTCGTTCCAGTGCTCAATGCCCGCTATGCACTGAATGCCGCTAATGCACGTTGGGGCTCTTTGTATGACGCTCTCTACGGTACTGACGTTATTTCTGAAGAAGATGGCGCAACTAAGGCGGGTGGCTATAACGCGATTCGTGGTGCCAAGGTTGTTGCATTTGCCCGCAAGTTTTTAGATCAATCAGCACCTCTTGCTAAGGGTTCACATGCGGATGCTACTGCGTATGCGGTTGATGGCAACAAGTTAGTAGTTAGCCTGAAGGATGGCAGCAAAACAGGCCTTGCTGATGAGAAGCAATTTGTTGGCTATCAAGGTGATGCTGCTGCACCTTCTTCAGTGCTCCTGCGTAATAACGGTGTGCATATTGATATCGAGATTGATAAGACTAAAACGATTGGCGCAAGCGACGCTGCTGGCGTTAACGATGTTGTGCTCGAAGCCGCTCTTTCTACTATTTTGGACTTAGAAGATTCGATTGCTGCGGTTGATGGCGATGACAAAGTTCTTGCCTATGAAAACTGGTTAGGCATTCTCAAGGGCACTTTGGTTGAAGAAGTGAGCAAAGGTGGAAAAACTTTTACTCGCACCCTCAATCCAGATCGTCAATATAAAGCAGGCATTGGCGCAGTGGATGCTAAAGACGGTGTAGTTACTTTGCATGGCCGTTCTTTATTGTTCCTTCGTAACGTTGGTCACTTGATGACTAACCCAGCGATCATCACTGGTGAAGGTAAAGAGATTTACGAAGGCATCTTGGATGCAGTAGTTACGGTATTGATTGCTTTGTATGACATTAATCGTCCTGCAACTCAGGCAATTGGCAATACTCGTAAAGGCTCTGTTTATATTGTTAAGCCAAAAATGCACAGTTCAGAAGAGGTTGCTTTTGCTGGTGAGCTCTTTGGTCGTGTTGAGAAGTTGCTGGGCTTGCCCGCGGATACTGTGAAGCTTGGCATCATGGATGAAGAGCGTCGCATGAGCGCTAATATCAAGGCAGCAATTGCAGCTGCTGGTGCTCGCGTAGCCTTTATTAATACTGGCTTCCTAGATCGTACTGGTGACGAAATGCATACAGCAATGCATGCAGGTCCAATGATGCGCAAGGGCGATATGAAGACCAGTAAGTGGCTGTCAGCTTATGAGCGTCGTAACGTTCTCGCTGGTTTAGATTGTGGCTTGCGTGGTCGCGCTCAAATCGGTAAGGGTATGTGGGCAATGCCAGATCTGATGAAGGCTATGGTTGAGCAAAAGATTGTCCATCCAAAGGCAGGTGCAAATACTGCTTGGGTGCCTTCACCTACTGCAGCAACATTACATGCCTTGCATTACCACCAGGTGAATGTCGCTCAACTGCAAAAAGAGATGGAGCAGTTAGATACGGCTGCTGAAGCTGAAGCCTTGATTAATGATTTGTTGACTATTCCAGTAGTGGAAAAAGCTAACTGGTCTAAAGAAGAAATTCAGCAAGAGTTGGATAACAACTGCCAAGGTATCTTGGGTTATGTGGTTCGCTGGATTGACCAAGGTGTTGGTTGCTCTAAGGTGCCAGATATTCATAACGTAGGTTTGATGGAAGATCGTGCAACTTTGCGTATTTCTAGTCAGCATATTGCCAACTGGCTATTGCATGGCATTGTTACTGAAGCTCAGGTGAATGAGTCTTTGCAGCGTATGGCTAAAGTAGTTGACGGTCAAAATGCTGGCGATCCTTTGTACCAGCCGATGATGCCAAATTACAAAGACTCTTATGCTTATAAAGCAGCAAGTGATCTGATTTTCAAAGGCCTAGAGCAGCCTAATGGCTATACCGAGCCTTTGCTTCATGCATGGCGCTTAGAGGTGAAGAAGGCTCACGCTTAA
- a CDS encoding adenylosuccinate synthase translates to MSSKQQAHGRNVVVIGTQWGDEGKGKVVDWLTDHAQAVVRFQGGHNAGHTLIIGDKKTILRLIPSGIMHKNVICYIGNGVVLSPEALFKEIGELEAAGLDVQSRLKISEATTLILPYHVAIDHAREKKRGDAKIGTTGRGIGPAYEDKVARRALRVQDLFYPEKFAAQLRENLEYHNFMLTNYYGAEPVDYQKTFEEAMSFAERIKPMVVDVSSALYAAEQAGQNLLFEGAQGTLLDIDHGTYPYVTSSNCVAGNAAAGSGVGPDSLQYILGITKAYCTRVGAGPFPSELYDFDNAAKQDPVGIRLAEVGKEFGSVTGRPRRTGWLDAAALKRSIQINGLSGLCITKLDVLDGFETIRLCVGYKLDGQTLDVLPRGAEAVARCEPIYEDFPGWKGTTFGIREWDKLPIEAQKFLRRIEEVAGKPIAMVSTGPERDETILLQHPFKG, encoded by the coding sequence ATGTCTTCAAAGCAACAAGCTCATGGTCGTAACGTCGTTGTCATCGGTACCCAATGGGGTGACGAGGGCAAAGGCAAAGTAGTCGATTGGTTAACTGATCATGCTCAAGCGGTTGTGCGTTTTCAGGGTGGACATAATGCTGGTCACACCCTGATCATTGGTGATAAGAAAACCATTCTGCGTTTGATTCCATCTGGAATCATGCACAAAAATGTCATTTGCTATATCGGTAATGGTGTGGTGCTCTCTCCAGAGGCGCTCTTTAAAGAAATCGGCGAGCTAGAGGCTGCTGGACTGGATGTTCAATCCCGTTTGAAGATTTCTGAGGCAACGACATTGATTCTCCCGTATCACGTAGCGATTGATCATGCTCGCGAGAAAAAGCGCGGCGATGCCAAGATTGGTACAACCGGTCGTGGAATCGGGCCGGCTTACGAAGATAAAGTTGCTCGTCGCGCCTTACGAGTTCAAGATTTGTTTTACCCAGAAAAGTTTGCAGCGCAATTGCGTGAGAACTTGGAGTATCACAACTTCATGCTCACCAACTACTACGGTGCTGAACCGGTTGACTACCAAAAGACTTTTGAAGAAGCCATGTCTTTTGCCGAGCGCATTAAGCCCATGGTAGTTGATGTCTCTAGTGCTTTATATGCAGCAGAGCAGGCAGGTCAAAATTTATTGTTCGAAGGTGCGCAAGGCACTTTGCTCGACATTGATCATGGTACTTACCCATATGTCACTTCAAGCAACTGCGTGGCAGGTAATGCGGCTGCTGGCTCTGGTGTTGGTCCAGATTCTTTGCAATATATTTTGGGCATTACTAAGGCTTATTGCACTCGTGTTGGCGCTGGTCCATTCCCAAGCGAGCTGTATGACTTTGATAATGCCGCTAAACAAGATCCTGTTGGCATTCGTTTGGCTGAAGTCGGCAAAGAGTTTGGTTCTGTTACTGGTCGCCCACGCCGCACTGGTTGGTTAGATGCTGCCGCACTTAAGCGCTCAATTCAGATTAATGGTCTGTCTGGCTTGTGTATTACCAAGCTGGACGTATTGGATGGCTTTGAGACTATTCGCCTTTGTGTAGGTTACAAGCTGGATGGTCAAACATTAGATGTATTACCGCGTGGCGCTGAAGCCGTTGCGCGCTGTGAACCAATTTATGAGGATTTCCCAGGCTGGAAGGGAACTACTTTTGGTATTCGTGAATGGGACAAACTCCCAATAGAGGCACAGAAGTTCCTGCGTCGTATCGAAGAAGTTGCAGGAAAGCCGATCGCTATGGTCTCAACAGGACCAGAACGCGATGAAACGATTCTTCTACAACATCCATTCAAGGGTTAA
- a CDS encoding ATP phosphoribosyltransferase regulatory subunit — translation MNRWLLPEDIADVLPAEARKVESLRRAILDLYQSYGYELVAPPILEFLDSLLTGTGSDLNLQTFKLVDQLSGRTLGLRADMTPQVARIDAHLLNRQGVTRLCYAGSIAHARTPVGSSAREELQIGAEIYGCAGWEADFEAVTLLLQTLALAGLNKVYLDLSHAGVLEGILDGQNLDKSDVETLYGLLQSKDRPRLAIWAKALPAKSAEALMALTELNGPCTQVLVSAKNSLPKHPLIDDALAQLEMLVAATAALPNNVELSIDLADLRGYQYHSGVMFAAYVDKLPQPIARGGRYDHVGQAFGRPRPATGFSMDLLTLANLAPAAQRKPAILAPWIIDASLASKLAELRQAGEVVIQEMNGDAVETAEYLCDRELVKQGSSWEIKKK, via the coding sequence ATGAATCGTTGGTTGCTTCCTGAAGATATTGCTGATGTTTTACCAGCCGAGGCTCGAAAAGTAGAGTCTCTGCGTCGTGCCATCCTCGATTTGTATCAGTCCTATGGCTATGAGCTTGTTGCGCCACCGATTTTGGAGTTTCTAGATTCACTGCTAACCGGCACTGGTTCAGATCTCAACTTACAAACTTTTAAGTTGGTTGATCAATTGTCTGGTCGTACCTTGGGTCTGCGCGCTGACATGACCCCACAAGTTGCGCGGATTGATGCGCATTTATTGAATCGCCAGGGTGTAACCCGTCTTTGCTATGCGGGATCAATTGCACATGCTCGTACACCCGTCGGTAGTTCTGCTCGGGAAGAGTTGCAAATTGGCGCTGAAATTTATGGCTGCGCAGGATGGGAAGCTGATTTTGAGGCGGTCACTTTGCTACTGCAGACTTTGGCTCTTGCTGGTCTAAATAAAGTGTATCTAGACCTTTCGCATGCGGGTGTCCTTGAAGGCATCCTGGATGGGCAAAACTTAGATAAGAGTGATGTCGAAACTCTTTATGGTTTACTACAAAGTAAGGATCGTCCTCGTTTAGCGATTTGGGCTAAAGCTTTACCTGCTAAATCAGCCGAAGCCTTAATGGCGCTCACTGAGTTAAATGGCCCTTGCACGCAAGTATTGGTGAGCGCTAAAAATTCACTGCCGAAACACCCCCTCATTGACGATGCCTTAGCTCAATTAGAAATGCTAGTTGCTGCAACTGCTGCACTACCCAATAATGTTGAGCTTAGTATTGATCTAGCAGACTTACGTGGTTATCAATATCACAGTGGTGTGATGTTCGCGGCTTATGTAGATAAGTTGCCTCAGCCTATCGCTCGTGGTGGTAGATACGATCATGTTGGTCAAGCATTTGGACGTCCTCGTCCTGCCACTGGTTTTTCAATGGATTTATTGACCCTAGCTAATCTAGCGCCTGCTGCGCAAAGAAAGCCTGCCATCTTAGCGCCCTGGATTATCGATGCAAGCCTAGCTAGCAAGCTTGCTGAGCTGCGTCAAGCCGGTGAAGTGGTTATTCAGGAAATGAATGGTGATGCTGTGGAAACTGCTGAGTATCTTTGTGATCGAGAGCTAGTAAAGCAGGGCAGCTCATGGGAAATAAAAAAGAAATAA
- the hflC gene encoding protease modulator HflC → MNANRLLAAIAGLITLGYVLASSIFVVDQRNFAVVFAFGQIVRVIEQPGLQLKYPAPFENVRFFDRRILTIDTPEAERFITSEKKNLLVDSYVKWRIVDPRKFFVSFKGDERLAQDRLTQLVRSALNEEFTKRTVREIISDQREQVMQGIRKKVADDASDIGVEIVDVRLKRVDLLAEISDSVYRRMEAERKRVANELRSTGAAESDKIRANAERQRDTILAEAYREAQKIKGSGDAKATSLYAEAFGRDPQFAQFYQSLQAYRSSFKDKKDVMVVEPNGEFFKFLHKKN, encoded by the coding sequence ATGAACGCAAATCGTCTCTTAGCTGCTATCGCTGGTCTGATTACTCTCGGGTATGTACTGGCTTCTAGTATTTTTGTCGTAGATCAGCGCAACTTTGCGGTGGTATTTGCTTTCGGGCAAATTGTCAGGGTGATTGAACAGCCTGGTCTGCAATTGAAGTACCCAGCACCGTTTGAAAATGTTCGCTTTTTCGATCGCCGTATTTTGACGATTGATACTCCTGAAGCAGAGCGCTTTATTACTTCTGAAAAGAAGAATCTCTTAGTTGACTCTTACGTTAAATGGCGCATTGTTGATCCTCGTAAATTCTTCGTTAGCTTTAAAGGTGATGAACGTTTAGCGCAAGATCGCCTTACACAATTAGTGCGTTCAGCACTAAACGAAGAGTTCACCAAGCGAACAGTCCGGGAAATCATCTCAGATCAACGCGAACAAGTGATGCAGGGGATTCGTAAAAAAGTTGCTGATGACGCTTCTGATATTGGTGTTGAAATCGTCGATGTTCGCCTCAAGCGTGTTGACCTCTTGGCTGAAATTAGCGACTCTGTATACAGACGTATGGAAGCTGAGCGTAAACGCGTTGCTAACGAGTTACGTTCAACTGGTGCTGCAGAGTCTGACAAGATTCGAGCAAATGCTGAGCGTCAGCGTGACACTATTTTGGCTGAAGCTTATCGTGAAGCGCAGAAGATTAAAGGTTCTGGTGATGCAAAAGCCACTTCGCTATATGCAGAGGCATTTGGGCGCGATCCACAGTTCGCACAGTTCTACCAAAGTCTTCAGGCTTACCGCAGCTCCTTCAAGGATAAGAAGGATGTCATGGTGGTTGAGCCTAATGGTGAATTCTTCAAGTTCCTGCACAAAAAAAATTAA
- the hflK gene encoding FtsH protease activity modulator HflK has product MRKFLELFSVNDPGWGNSHPGSGSKDAKEGQSSDQSPKVDPAKPDADKPVETQPQNRPARPDGPPDLDELWRDFNDRLGSLFGGKKKPGGSSKPANKPNSTDIPPPSQRGNGGGNNGGGGMSAPNFNFSNPFGSRASVILVAGGVGLIWLLSGFYMIQEGQSGVVTTFGKYSYTSGPGINWRMPWPVQAEQTVNVSGVRSVEVGRSILIKATNQKDTSMLTEDENIIDVRFAVQYRLKDPTDYLFNNRDPDMTVVQAAETAVREIVARSKMDTVLYEGREKIAIDLAASIQKILDSYKTGIYVTSVTVQNVQPPEQVQAAFDDAVKAGQDQERLKSEGQAYANDIIPRAKGTADRLIQEAEGYKARVVATAEGDANRFKQVLTEYAKAPGVTRDRMYIDSMREMYNNVSKVLVDTTKSNSMLYLPLDKIIAQVSAESAQVAAGQVSASTPTGSVTVGGATGNPAAPFSNNVTSPSSSNAPSIGAAEKRDGLRSRDRGDAR; this is encoded by the coding sequence ATGCGTAAATTTCTTGAGCTGTTCTCGGTCAATGATCCAGGCTGGGGTAATAGTCACCCAGGCAGTGGATCTAAAGATGCGAAAGAGGGTCAAAGCTCCGACCAAAGCCCAAAAGTTGATCCGGCCAAGCCAGATGCGGATAAGCCTGTTGAAACACAACCGCAGAATCGGCCTGCACGACCAGACGGTCCTCCAGATTTAGATGAGCTATGGCGTGACTTTAATGACCGCCTAGGAAGTTTATTTGGCGGTAAGAAAAAGCCAGGCGGCTCAAGCAAGCCTGCAAATAAGCCAAACAGCACTGACATTCCACCTCCATCCCAGCGCGGTAATGGCGGTGGCAATAACGGTGGTGGCGGCATGAGTGCACCTAACTTCAATTTCAGCAATCCCTTTGGTTCAAGAGCTAGTGTGATTCTGGTTGCTGGTGGCGTAGGATTGATATGGCTTTTGAGTGGTTTTTATATGATCCAAGAGGGTCAGTCTGGGGTAGTGACTACCTTCGGTAAGTACTCTTACACGTCTGGCCCTGGTATTAACTGGCGTATGCCTTGGCCTGTCCAGGCAGAGCAAACTGTAAATGTCTCAGGGGTGCGTTCTGTAGAGGTTGGGCGTTCAATTTTGATTAAGGCAACTAATCAAAAAGATACTTCAATGCTGACTGAAGATGAAAACATCATTGATGTGCGTTTTGCAGTTCAGTATCGTTTAAAAGATCCAACAGATTATTTATTTAATAATCGTGATCCCGATATGACTGTGGTTCAGGCTGCAGAAACTGCAGTGCGTGAAATCGTTGCGCGTAGCAAGATGGATACTGTTTTGTACGAAGGTCGTGAAAAGATTGCGATTGATTTAGCTGCCTCGATACAGAAAATTCTAGATAGCTATAAAACTGGTATCTATGTTACGAGCGTGACTGTTCAAAACGTTCAGCCTCCAGAGCAAGTGCAAGCAGCATTTGACGATGCTGTAAAAGCAGGGCAAGACCAGGAGCGCCTTAAGAGTGAAGGGCAGGCATACGCTAACGACATTATTCCTCGTGCAAAAGGTACGGCTGATAGACTGATTCAAGAGGCTGAAGGTTACAAGGCTAGAGTGGTTGCAACTGCAGAGGGTGATGCGAATCGCTTCAAGCAAGTCTTGACTGAGTATGCAAAGGCACCTGGTGTGACTCGTGACCGTATGTACATTGATAGCATGCGCGAGATGTACAACAATGTTTCCAAAGTCTTGGTAGACACTACTAAGAGCAACAGCATGCTCTATCTGCCGCTAGATAAGATCATTGCGCAAGTTAGCGCTGAGAGTGCACAAGTTGCTGCTGGTCAGGTCTCAGCTTCTACACCTACCGGATCAGTAACAGTGGGTGGCGCGACAGGTAACCCAGCCGCTCCATTTAGCAACAATGTAACTAGCCCAAGCTCGAGTAATGCTCCGAGTATTGGTGCTGCCGAAAAACGCGACGGCTTAAGAAGTCGTGATAGAGGGGATGCAAGATAA
- the hflX gene encoding GTPase HflX → MQWSSARKKLALYKTGVDAARAVLVGVDTGREDFADSMAELSLLADSAGSIPTASVIARKGKTDPALFIGSGKANEVKKVMEEQGAELVIFNHPLSPTQQRNLERHIGFHVMDRTGLILDIFSQRAQSHIGKTQVELAQVRYRMSRLVRAWSHLERQRGGIGVRGGPGETQMELDRRMLATKAKRLETELEKLQRQQRTQRRARNRKDVFSVSLVGYTNAGKSTLFNALTKAGTYAADQLFATLDTTSRKVHLDEVGSIVVSDTVGFIRELPHQLVEAFRATLDETIHADLILHVIDACSPVAREQKAEVEAVLREIGADDIPRIEVMNKIDQMPQTFTEGAVLVRDSEGIPSQVFLSAKTGLGLDLLRLALAECSQMTDRIRIEQNRAKVQMDPDEFLAPLPERPETSEFNPIPNRKYSPNDA, encoded by the coding sequence GTGCAGTGGAGTTCCGCACGGAAGAAGTTAGCTCTGTATAAAACAGGTGTAGATGCGGCACGCGCCGTTTTGGTTGGAGTTGATACGGGCCGCGAGGATTTTGCGGACAGCATGGCCGAACTCAGCCTTCTTGCAGACAGTGCCGGCTCCATACCTACTGCTAGTGTGATTGCCCGTAAGGGTAAAACGGATCCCGCTTTATTTATTGGCTCTGGTAAAGCGAATGAAGTTAAAAAAGTGATGGAAGAGCAAGGTGCTGAATTAGTCATTTTTAATCATCCCTTATCTCCAACACAGCAACGTAATCTAGAGCGCCATATTGGTTTTCATGTCATGGACCGTACAGGCCTGATTTTGGATATTTTTAGTCAAAGAGCACAAAGCCATATTGGTAAAACTCAGGTTGAGCTAGCCCAAGTGCGTTATCGCATGTCTAGATTGGTGCGAGCCTGGAGCCATCTAGAGCGCCAACGTGGTGGTATTGGTGTTCGTGGTGGCCCTGGTGAAACCCAGATGGAGCTTGATCGACGGATGCTGGCAACTAAGGCTAAGCGCCTAGAAACAGAGCTTGAGAAGCTTCAGCGCCAGCAAAGAACCCAAAGAAGGGCACGCAATCGTAAAGATGTCTTTTCCGTATCCCTGGTTGGCTATACCAATGCGGGTAAATCCACACTATTTAATGCCCTTACAAAAGCAGGGACATATGCGGCAGATCAGCTGTTTGCGACCCTGGACACCACCTCCCGAAAAGTCCATTTAGATGAAGTGGGTTCTATTGTGGTTTCCGATACAGTAGGTTTTATCCGGGAATTACCCCACCAGCTGGTGGAGGCCTTCAGGGCTACTTTGGATGAAACGATCCATGCAGACCTCATTTTGCATGTTATCGACGCCTGCAGCCCTGTAGCTAGGGAGCAAAAGGCCGAAGTAGAGGCGGTTTTACGAGAAATTGGTGCTGATGACATCCCTCGAATTGAGGTAATGAACAAGATTGACCAGATGCCTCAGACCTTTACGGAAGGGGCTGTTTTGGTCCGCGATTCGGAGGGAATCCCGAGCCAGGTTTTCCTTTCCGCCAAGACTGGCCTTGGCCTTGATTTATTGCGCTTAGCGCTGGCTGAATGCTCTCAAATGACTGATAGAATAAGGATCGAGCAGAATCGCGCTAAGGTCCAAATGGATCCAGACGAGTTTTTAGCTCCTTTACCCGAACGACCAGAGACTTCCGAATTTAACCCAATTCCTAACCGAAAATATTCACCAAACGATGCGTAA
- the hfq gene encoding RNA chaperone Hfq — MNNSKIQLLQDPFLNALRKEHVPVSIYLVNGIKLQGNIESFDQYVVLLRNTVTQMVYKHAISTIVPARAVEFRTEEVSSV; from the coding sequence ATGAATAACAGCAAAATCCAATTACTACAGGATCCGTTTCTCAATGCCTTGCGCAAAGAGCATGTCCCTGTATCCATCTATCTTGTTAACGGAATCAAACTGCAAGGCAATATTGAATCATTTGATCAGTATGTAGTGCTCTTGCGTAATACCGTAACGCAGATGGTCTACAAGCATGCCATCTCTACAATCGTCCCTGCCCGTGCAGTGGAGTTCCGCACGGAAGAAGTTAGCTCTGTATAA